The following proteins are encoded in a genomic region of Tenacibaculum sp. 190524A05c:
- a CDS encoding DUF4412 domain-containing protein → MITKKLFRTTLIIGLLAFNPIQSNAQFWKKVTKRLQNKAENKTLDKIDQKADKAMDKALDDKPNKTKKKGKDTFEFKGSVTVEASNETNETAKFNLLFHKDAEVFCMEMKVDKTNQIYNVITPSKVISFMDVSGMKIKKENNTLEFDNTDKVPTEHGEFSKSGKTKEILGYECHEYIYSNDEGEASIWITKKFPIKSKYAPLLGMTKDTKLKGFILELNYTSNDGEKANIKVVNIEKDKKVKIKSNDYKSMF, encoded by the coding sequence ATGATCACAAAAAAATTATTCAGAACGACTTTAATTATTGGATTATTAGCATTTAACCCAATACAATCAAATGCTCAATTTTGGAAAAAAGTAACCAAAAGATTACAAAATAAAGCAGAAAATAAAACCCTTGATAAAATAGATCAAAAGGCTGATAAGGCCATGGATAAAGCTCTCGATGACAAACCCAACAAAACAAAAAAGAAGGGTAAAGATACTTTTGAGTTTAAAGGAAGTGTTACCGTAGAAGCTTCAAATGAAACCAATGAAACAGCAAAATTCAATTTGTTATTTCACAAAGATGCTGAGGTATTTTGTATGGAAATGAAGGTGGACAAAACCAATCAAATTTATAATGTTATTACTCCTTCGAAAGTAATTTCTTTTATGGATGTAAGTGGAATGAAGATTAAGAAAGAGAACAATACTTTAGAATTCGATAATACAGATAAGGTACCAACAGAACATGGAGAATTTAGTAAATCAGGAAAAACTAAAGAAATCTTGGGATATGAATGTCATGAATATATCTATTCAAATGATGAAGGAGAAGCTTCTATTTGGATCACCAAAAAGTTCCCGATAAAATCAAAATATGCTCCATTACTTGGAATGACCAAAGACACAAAACTTAAAGGGTTTATTTTAGAATTAAACTACACTTCAAATGACGGAGAAAAAGCCAATATTAAAGTTGTGAATATCGAAAAAGATAAAAAAGTGAAAATAAAATCTAACGACTATAAATCGATGTTTTAA
- a CDS encoding sigma-70 family RNA polymerase sigma factor, which translates to MNDSEKSLLISKGDTKALKEFYLEHRDAFLEFGKKYVSSNEDVLDVYQDAIIAFQEQAMRGKTENLTCSLKTYLFGIGKYMLYEKNRKRNKEVNLSHDNIEDDYDVVKVDIDDADGVVSLQQKAIEKAMASLGKKCREILTLFYYNNLTIDEIKEYLNYDNKNVVKSQKSRCLKQLKSTING; encoded by the coding sequence ATGAATGATAGTGAGAAGTCTTTATTAATTAGTAAAGGAGACACTAAAGCATTAAAAGAGTTTTACCTAGAGCATAGAGATGCATTCTTAGAATTCGGAAAAAAGTACGTGAGTTCTAATGAAGATGTCTTAGATGTGTATCAAGATGCAATTATTGCTTTTCAGGAGCAAGCTATGAGAGGTAAAACAGAAAACTTAACCTGTTCGCTTAAAACATATTTATTCGGAATAGGAAAGTATATGCTTTATGAAAAGAATAGAAAGCGAAATAAAGAAGTCAATCTATCACATGATAATATTGAAGATGATTATGATGTTGTAAAAGTAGATATTGATGATGCAGATGGAGTAGTAAGTTTACAGCAAAAAGCAATTGAAAAAGCAATGGCTAGTTTAGGTAAAAAATGTAGAGAAATTCTGACGTTGTTTTATTACAACAACCTAACGATTGATGAGATAAAAGAGTATTTGAATTACGATAATAAGAACGTTGTTAAAAGTCAAAAATCGAGGTGTTTAAAACAATTAAAATCAACAATAAATGGATAA
- a CDS encoding tetratricopeptide repeat protein, producing the protein MDKFSLIEKYFEGTLSVSEQEEFDKFLDTDVEFKKEFEFQKDVQNAIRKNTKLDLKEELKALEKESFPRKDKKKYSQYLKIAASVVVLLSVGIHFLLNSNTVNSEAIYEEHFAPFENVVRPIVRGEESEDKEFKAFLSYEQQAYKKALVLFDELYSKSKKTHLLLYKANCLLQLNNTEQAIESLEDYLKTENAYADKAHWYLGLSNLKLGNTEKAKENFKQLQELGTYKKNTVDEILNEL; encoded by the coding sequence ATGGATAAGTTTTCACTAATAGAAAAGTATTTCGAGGGAACTTTATCTGTTTCTGAACAAGAGGAATTTGATAAGTTTTTAGATACTGATGTAGAATTTAAGAAGGAATTTGAATTTCAGAAAGATGTTCAAAACGCAATTCGAAAAAATACGAAGCTTGACTTGAAAGAAGAGTTAAAAGCTTTAGAGAAAGAATCTTTCCCTAGAAAGGATAAAAAGAAGTACTCACAATATTTAAAGATAGCTGCTTCCGTTGTAGTGTTGTTATCAGTAGGTATTCACTTTTTATTGAACAGCAATACTGTAAATTCAGAAGCTATTTACGAAGAGCATTTCGCTCCGTTTGAAAATGTAGTTCGTCCTATTGTTAGAGGAGAAGAGTCAGAGGATAAAGAGTTTAAGGCATTTTTGAGTTACGAACAACAAGCGTATAAAAAAGCGTTGGTATTATTTGATGAGTTATATTCTAAATCAAAAAAAACACATCTTTTATTGTACAAAGCGAATTGTTTGTTACAGCTAAATAATACTGAACAAGCTATTGAGAGTTTAGAAGACTATCTTAAAACAGAAAATGCATATGCGGATAAAGCACATTGGTATTTAGGTTTGTCAAACCTTAAACTTGGAAATACAGAAAAAGCCAAAGAGAACTTTAAGCAATTACAAGAATTAGGAACTTACAAGAAGAATACAGTTGATGAAATTCTAAATGAGCTATAG
- a CDS encoding DUF3109 family protein, whose amino-acid sequence MFQLGKTIVSEDIIEKDFVCNLSACKGICCVEGEAGAPLDKEETKILEEIYPKVKPFLRQEGIDSIEANGTWVTSDFGELETPLVNHAECAYVIFDDKGTALCAIEEAYNKGIVDWKKPVSCHLYPVRVKDYSEFSAVNYHKWDICDDACSLGAELQVPVYEFVKEALIRKFGENWYMGLEKIAEERK is encoded by the coding sequence ATGTTTCAGTTAGGAAAGACAATCGTATCAGAAGATATTATAGAGAAAGACTTTGTGTGCAACTTATCTGCATGTAAAGGAATATGTTGTGTAGAAGGAGAAGCTGGTGCTCCTTTAGATAAAGAGGAAACCAAAATTTTAGAGGAAATTTATCCTAAGGTTAAACCTTTTCTAAGACAAGAAGGAATTGATTCCATTGAAGCAAATGGTACTTGGGTTACTAGTGATTTTGGAGAATTAGAAACTCCTTTAGTGAATCATGCCGAATGTGCTTACGTTATTTTTGACGATAAAGGAACTGCTCTTTGTGCAATTGAAGAAGCTTATAACAAAGGAATTGTAGACTGGAAAAAACCTGTTTCCTGTCATTTATACCCAGTACGTGTAAAAGATTACTCGGAGTTTTCTGCAGTAAATTACCACAAATGGGATATTTGTGATGATGCTTGTTCATTAGGAGCAGAATTGCAAGTTCCGGTTTACGAATTTGTAAAGGAAGCTTTGATACGTAAGTTTGGTGAAAACTGGTATATGGGATTAGAAAAAATCGCAGAAGAGCGAAAGTAA
- a CDS encoding MarC family protein has product MNFDLNEIFTAFMVLFAVIDIVGNIPIIIDLRNKVGHIQSEKASVIAGFIMILFLFVGQRLLGLIGIDVNSFAVAGSFILFFIALEMILGITLYKEDEDQALNATVFPLAFPLIAGPGSLTTLLSLRAEFDLMNIIIAVLLNVLVIYVVLKTSSRIEKMIGKNGIAIIRKIFGVILLAIAVKLFAANIKMLLA; this is encoded by the coding sequence ATGAATTTTGATCTTAATGAAATATTTACGGCGTTTATGGTTCTTTTTGCTGTAATCGATATTGTAGGAAACATTCCAATTATTATTGATTTACGAAATAAAGTTGGTCATATACAATCAGAAAAAGCTTCAGTTATTGCTGGTTTTATAATGATTTTATTCTTGTTTGTAGGGCAACGTTTATTAGGTTTAATTGGTATTGATGTAAACTCTTTTGCAGTTGCAGGTTCATTCATTTTATTCTTCATTGCTTTAGAAATGATACTAGGAATAACCTTATATAAAGAAGATGAAGATCAAGCATTAAACGCAACAGTTTTTCCATTAGCATTCCCTTTAATTGCCGGGCCTGGTAGTTTAACTACGTTATTATCGTTAAGAGCGGAATTTGATTTAATGAACATCATTATCGCAGTACTATTAAATGTTCTTGTGATATATGTGGTATTAAAAACATCTTCTCGAATTGAAAAAATGATTGGTAAAAACGGAATTGCAATTATTAGAAAGATTTTTGGAGTAATACTTTTAGCAATCGCTGTAAAACTTTTCGCTGCAAATATTAAAATGTTATTAGCTTAA
- a CDS encoding NAD(P)/FAD-dependent oxidoreductase gives MIYDTLVIGGGVAGMQCALVLGSAHNKPYAKDKKTGVIMHQRASHLQDALFNNVLGLSAGTLGRDILTEGKEQLHSLYPEVDQIENEKVISVLDHENGYKVTTNKNEYVTKIVVVALNYAKPFTIAGLEQYIERHSRANPMKDRIQLRNFNHLIKEGLYCCGTIAGWRSQFAIAAGSGASVATDILTLWNDNIATKVHDKVKAE, from the coding sequence ATGATATACGATACTTTAGTAATTGGAGGTGGAGTTGCGGGAATGCAGTGTGCTTTAGTTTTAGGATCTGCACACAACAAACCATATGCAAAGGATAAAAAAACTGGTGTAATAATGCATCAAAGAGCTTCACATTTGCAAGACGCTTTGTTCAATAATGTTTTAGGTTTATCTGCTGGAACTTTAGGAAGAGATATTTTAACTGAGGGAAAAGAGCAGTTACATTCGTTGTATCCTGAAGTAGATCAAATCGAAAATGAGAAAGTAATCTCAGTTTTAGATCATGAGAATGGATATAAAGTTACCACCAATAAAAATGAATATGTGACGAAGATTGTGGTGGTTGCATTGAATTATGCAAAGCCATTCACAATTGCAGGATTGGAACAATATATAGAAAGACACTCTAGAGCAAATCCAATGAAGGATAGAATTCAATTGCGAAACTTTAATCACTTGATAAAAGAAGGATTGTATTGTTGTGGAACTATTGCGGGTTGGAGAAGCCAGTTTGCAATAGCCGCAGGAAGTGGAGCTAGCGTAGCCACAGATATTCTCACATTATGGAATGATAATATTGCCACGAAAGTGCATGATAAAGTGAAAGCTGAGTAG
- a CDS encoding LytTR family DNA-binding domain-containing protein, with protein MTCIILEDELPAQNLLKNFLKKIPDVKLVAAFQTALDANTFLKENEVDFLFLDINLPDILGIDFIKTIKNPPQVIITTAYPNYAVDSFELPTIVDYLVKPFSFDRFLKSIHKVEHIINRQEVKPNNHVFLNIDKTLHKILLSDVLFIESDRNYLTFVTLQKKYVFIDSLKNWNSKLTDDFIQIHKSYIINLNHIDKIAGNEISMGEIKIPIGRTFKPNFMKKFNS; from the coding sequence ATGACTTGTATTATTCTTGAAGACGAACTTCCCGCACAAAACCTTCTTAAGAATTTTCTTAAGAAAATTCCTGATGTAAAATTGGTAGCTGCTTTTCAAACTGCTCTTGATGCAAATACTTTTCTAAAGGAAAATGAAGTTGACTTTCTTTTTTTAGATATTAACCTTCCTGATATTCTTGGGATTGATTTTATCAAAACCATTAAAAATCCACCACAAGTTATTATTACGACTGCATACCCAAATTATGCAGTTGACAGTTTCGAGCTTCCCACTATTGTAGATTACTTAGTAAAACCATTTTCGTTCGATCGTTTTTTAAAATCCATTCATAAGGTTGAACACATTATTAATAGACAAGAAGTAAAACCAAATAATCATGTATTCCTAAATATTGATAAAACCTTACATAAGATTTTACTTAGTGATGTTCTTTTTATAGAATCAGATAGAAACTATCTCACCTTTGTGACACTACAAAAGAAATACGTTTTTATCGACTCATTAAAAAACTGGAACTCCAAATTGACTGATGATTTTATTCAAATTCATAAGTCTTACATAATTAATCTAAATCATATTGATAAAATTGCTGGAAATGAAATTAGCATGGGTGAAATTAAGATTCCGATAGGAAGAACTTTTAAGCCTAATTTCATGAAGAAATTTAACTCTTAA
- a CDS encoding histidine kinase encodes MKCLSDYLWQTLVPLFFFSFVWILFKYLDREKEIETALQERTELELKFLKSQINPHVLFNNLNTIYSYAIEKPDQTPDLILKLSDNLKHVLYESNSDFIPLQKELQYIDNYIDFQKIRTQGIKEIAYTKSINSIQYQIAPLLLITIIENAFKHSTPNSTIRIHIEIKNDTLLCTCENSFSDSAVSKREAIGLKNLQKRLNLLYQNQHEFKVNKEGTFKVSLKLNLI; translated from the coding sequence ATGAAGTGTTTAAGCGATTATTTATGGCAAACTCTTGTTCCTCTATTCTTCTTTTCATTTGTTTGGATTCTGTTCAAATATTTGGATAGAGAAAAGGAAATTGAAACCGCATTACAAGAACGAACAGAACTCGAATTAAAGTTTCTTAAATCACAGATAAATCCGCATGTACTATTCAACAATTTGAATACTATCTATTCATATGCCATTGAAAAACCAGATCAAACACCTGATTTAATTCTGAAATTATCTGATAATTTAAAGCACGTTCTGTATGAAAGTAACTCTGACTTTATTCCTTTACAAAAAGAACTACAGTATATTGATAATTATATTGATTTTCAGAAAATACGTACTCAAGGAATTAAAGAGATAGCATATACCAAAAGTATTAACTCTATTCAGTATCAGATTGCACCATTATTATTGATTACTATAATTGAGAATGCGTTCAAACATAGTACTCCTAATAGTACAATTCGTATTCATATTGAAATAAAGAATGATACATTACTATGTACTTGTGAAAATAGTTTCTCGGATTCGGCTGTTTCTAAACGAGAAGCTATTGGTTTAAAAAACTTACAGAAGAGGTTGAATTTACTTTATCAAAATCAGCATGAATTTAAGGTAAATAAAGAAGGTACATTTAAGGTAAGTTTAAAGCTAAATTTAATATGA
- a CDS encoding thioredoxin family protein — translation MKRTLWILVLFILSLTLQSQINQVVVDEKGNKMLLGETNREAFKVSDFKWFDQNHKKYLTNDKIIKELKKDLNGYEIKVFFGSWCGDSKRNLPVFYKVIEEAELPKENLKVYALDRKKEAYKQSPNKDEKGLNIHRVPTFIIYKDGKEVNRIVEYPKETFERDLLKIVKGERYYPNYRGVQVLDNLLINAKDSLQFMEEQLIRYLPEVTEGTKELNTYGFVKLRNKEFDKAEFAFKLNTKMYPKNYVTYSSLGTLYYEQKKYKEALQQMYKALSLNPDEKRIKEMITKINESL, via the coding sequence ATGAAAAGAACATTATGGATTCTCGTACTCTTTATACTGAGTCTTACACTTCAGTCACAAATCAATCAAGTTGTCGTCGATGAGAAAGGAAATAAAATGTTGTTGGGAGAAACAAATCGAGAAGCGTTCAAGGTTTCGGATTTTAAATGGTTTGATCAAAATCATAAGAAATATCTGACGAATGATAAGATTATAAAAGAACTTAAAAAGGATCTAAATGGATATGAGATAAAAGTATTTTTTGGCTCGTGGTGTGGAGACAGTAAACGTAACTTACCAGTATTTTATAAAGTTATAGAGGAGGCAGAGTTACCGAAAGAGAATTTAAAAGTGTATGCTTTGGATAGGAAAAAAGAAGCATACAAGCAATCTCCAAATAAAGATGAAAAGGGATTAAATATTCATCGGGTACCAACATTTATTATTTATAAAGATGGGAAAGAGGTTAACAGAATTGTTGAATACCCAAAGGAAACTTTTGAAAGAGACCTTTTGAAAATAGTAAAAGGTGAGCGCTATTATCCTAATTATAGAGGAGTTCAAGTTCTAGATAATTTATTGATAAATGCTAAAGACAGTCTTCAATTTATGGAGGAACAATTAATCCGTTATCTACCAGAAGTAACTGAAGGAACTAAAGAGTTAAATACTTACGGTTTTGTAAAGCTTAGAAACAAAGAATTTGATAAAGCTGAGTTTGCTTTCAAACTAAACACTAAGATGTATCCAAAGAATTATGTTACCTATAGTAGTCTAGGAACATTGTATTACGAACAGAAAAAATATAAAGAGGCTTTACAGCAAATGTATAAAGCATTAAGTTTAAATCCTGACGAAAAAAGAATAAAAGAAATGATTACCAAGATCAATGAAAGTTTATAA
- a CDS encoding DUF1573 domain-containing protein — translation MRVRITLFILLFTGVVTSYAQEFKFEKETINYGKVAQGSEGIRVFEFTNIGDAPLIIKHIKSSCGCAVPQKPEKPIMPGEKGQISVSYDTKRPGGFSKAITIFSNAKRERLSLKIKGFVNRNTPKEKV, via the coding sequence ATGAGAGTACGTATTACCTTATTCATATTACTTTTTACTGGAGTAGTAACAAGTTATGCACAAGAATTCAAATTCGAAAAAGAAACAATTAATTATGGTAAAGTAGCACAAGGGTCTGAAGGAATTCGAGTTTTTGAATTTACAAATATTGGAGATGCACCATTAATTATAAAGCATATCAAATCTTCATGTGGATGTGCAGTTCCGCAAAAACCAGAAAAGCCAATTATGCCAGGAGAAAAAGGTCAGATTTCAGTATCGTATGATACAAAAAGACCAGGAGGTTTCTCAAAAGCAATTACGATTTTCTCCAATGCTAAAAGAGAAAGGTTAAGCTTAAAAATTAAAGGATTTGTAAACAGAAATACACCGAAAGAAAAAGTGTAG
- a CDS encoding succinate dehydrogenase/fumarate reductase iron-sulfur subunit: MNLTLKIWRQKNASDKGKMVDYKINDVSPDMSFLEMLDVLNTQLIESGDEPVAFDHDCREGICGMCSLYINGEAHGPDRGVTTCQLHMRKFKDGDTIYIEPFRAKAFPVIKDLVVDRSAFDRVQHAGGFVSVNTSGNTQDANAIPINKENADKAFDAATCIGCGACVATCKNSSAMLYVSAKVSQFALLPQGQVEAADRVLNMVKQMDEEGFGNCTNTGACEVECPKGISLENIARMNTEFLKASLKG; this comes from the coding sequence ATGAATTTAACGTTAAAAATTTGGCGTCAAAAGAACGCAAGCGATAAAGGAAAAATGGTTGATTATAAAATCAATGATGTATCGCCAGATATGTCTTTCCTTGAAATGTTAGATGTTTTAAATACACAATTAATCGAAAGTGGTGATGAGCCTGTAGCTTTTGATCATGATTGTCGTGAAGGAATTTGTGGAATGTGTTCTTTATATATTAATGGTGAAGCACATGGTCCAGATAGAGGTGTAACTACTTGCCAATTACACATGCGTAAGTTTAAAGATGGTGATACAATTTATATCGAACCATTTAGAGCTAAAGCATTCCCAGTAATTAAAGACTTAGTAGTTGATAGATCTGCTTTTGATAGAGTTCAACATGCCGGAGGATTTGTTTCTGTAAACACTTCTGGTAATACACAAGATGCAAATGCTATCCCAATTAATAAAGAGAATGCAGACAAAGCCTTTGATGCAGCTACTTGTATTGGATGTGGAGCATGTGTGGCAACTTGTAAGAATTCATCTGCAATGTTATACGTATCTGCTAAAGTTTCTCAATTTGCCTTATTACCACAAGGACAAGTTGAAGCGGCTGATCGTGTATTGAACATGGTTAAGCAAATGGACGAAGAAGGATTTGGTAACTGTACTAACACAGGTGCATGTGAGGTAGAATGTCCTAAAGGAATTTCTTTAGAAAACATTGCTCGTATGAATACTGAATTCTTAAAAGCAAGTTTAAAAGGATAA
- a CDS encoding fumarate reductase/succinate dehydrogenase flavoprotein subunit, translating into MATLDSKIPKGPIADKWTNHKNKINLVNPANKRLIDVIVVGTGLAGGSAAATLAELGYNVKAFCFQDSPRRAHSIAAQGGINAAKNYQGDGDSTYRLFYDTVKGGDYRSREANVYRLAEVSANIIDQCVAQGVPFARDYGGLLDNRSFGGVLVSRTFYAKGQTGQQLLLGAYSAMNRQIGRGKIKMYNRHEMLDVVIVDGKARGIIARNLVTGEIERHSAHAVVLGTGGYGNVFFLSTNAMGSNVTAAWKAHKKGAFFANPCYTQIHPTCIPVSGDHQSKLTLMSESLRNDGRIWVPKKMEDVKAIREGSLKPTQIAEENRDYYLERRYPAFGNLVPRDVASRAAKERCDAGFGVNATGEAVYLDFASAIERYGKEQATIKGLNVNDAALVKKLGQEVVKNKYGNLFQMYEKIVDENPYETPMMIYPAVHYTMGGIWVDYNLMTTVPGLYAIGEANFSDHGANRLGASALMQGLADGYFVLPYTIGDYLADDIRTGPISTETPEFEEAEKSVRATIDKFVNNNGTKSVDYFHKRLGKIMWNKVGMSRNEKGLKEAIAEIAALRAEFYNDVRVPGGANEFNEELAKAGRVADFLELGELFAKDALNRTESCGGHFREESVELDGPQKGEALRNDKEFAYAAAWEYKGEPKDAILHKEQLEFNDIELKQRSYK; encoded by the coding sequence ATGGCAACTTTAGATTCAAAAATTCCAAAAGGTCCAATTGCTGATAAATGGACTAATCATAAAAATAAAATCAACTTAGTTAACCCAGCAAACAAGCGTTTAATTGATGTAATTGTTGTGGGTACAGGTTTAGCAGGAGGATCTGCCGCTGCTACGTTAGCTGAGTTAGGATATAATGTAAAAGCGTTTTGTTTTCAAGATTCTCCGCGTCGTGCGCACTCAATTGCTGCACAAGGAGGAATTAACGCTGCAAAAAACTATCAAGGAGATGGTGACTCTACATACAGATTATTCTATGATACTGTAAAAGGTGGAGATTACCGTTCTCGTGAAGCAAATGTATATCGTTTAGCTGAAGTATCTGCAAATATTATCGACCAATGTGTTGCTCAAGGTGTACCTTTTGCACGTGACTATGGTGGATTATTAGATAACCGTTCTTTTGGTGGAGTATTAGTATCAAGAACTTTCTACGCAAAAGGACAAACAGGACAGCAATTATTATTAGGAGCGTATTCTGCGATGAACCGTCAAATCGGTCGTGGAAAAATCAAAATGTACAACCGTCACGAAATGTTAGACGTTGTAATTGTTGATGGTAAAGCTCGTGGAATTATTGCTCGTAACTTAGTTACTGGAGAAATTGAGCGTCATTCTGCTCATGCTGTTGTATTAGGAACTGGAGGTTACGGAAACGTATTCTTCTTATCAACTAATGCAATGGGAAGTAATGTAACGGCAGCTTGGAAAGCTCACAAGAAAGGAGCATTCTTTGCAAATCCATGTTACACGCAAATTCACCCAACTTGTATTCCAGTATCTGGAGATCATCAATCTAAATTAACGTTAATGTCAGAGTCATTACGTAATGATGGTCGTATTTGGGTTCCAAAGAAAATGGAAGATGTAAAAGCAATTCGTGAAGGAAGTTTAAAACCTACACAAATTGCAGAAGAAAATAGAGATTACTACTTAGAGCGTCGTTACCCTGCATTTGGTAACTTAGTTCCACGTGATGTTGCATCTCGTGCTGCTAAGGAACGTTGTGATGCTGGTTTCGGAGTTAACGCAACTGGTGAAGCTGTTTATTTAGATTTCGCTTCAGCAATTGAACGTTACGGAAAAGAGCAAGCTACAATAAAAGGTTTAAATGTAAACGATGCTGCTTTAGTTAAAAAATTAGGTCAGGAAGTTGTAAAGAATAAGTACGGAAACTTATTCCAAATGTATGAGAAGATTGTTGATGAGAATCCATACGAAACTCCAATGATGATTTACCCAGCGGTACACTATACAATGGGAGGAATTTGGGTTGATTACAATTTAATGACTACTGTTCCTGGATTATATGCAATTGGAGAAGCAAACTTCTCTGATCACGGAGCGAACCGTTTAGGAGCTTCTGCTTTAATGCAAGGATTAGCTGATGGTTACTTTGTATTACCATATACAATTGGTGATTATTTAGCAGATGATATTCGTACTGGACCTATTTCAACTGAAACTCCAGAATTCGAAGAAGCTGAAAAGAGCGTTCGTGCAACTATTGATAAGTTCGTTAATAATAACGGAACAAAATCAGTTGATTATTTCCACAAACGTTTAGGAAAAATCATGTGGAACAAAGTTGGAATGTCTCGTAATGAGAAAGGATTAAAAGAAGCAATTGCAGAAATTGCTGCTTTAAGAGCTGAATTCTATAATGACGTTAGAGTTCCAGGTGGGGCTAACGAATTCAATGAAGAATTAGCTAAAGCAGGACGTGTTGCTGACTTCTTAGAATTAGGAGAATTATTCGCTAAGGATGCTTTAAACAGAACTGAATCTTGTGGAGGTCACTTCCGTGAAGAATCTGTTGAGTTAGATGGACCGCAAAAAGGTGAAGCTTTACGTAACGATAAGGAGTTTGCTTATGCTGCTGCTTGGGAATACAAAGGAGAGCCTAAAGATGCAATTTTACATAAAGAGCAGTTAGAGTTTAACGATATTGAATTAAAACAACGTTCATACAAATAA
- a CDS encoding succinate dehydrogenase cytochrome b subunit, translating to MSGLLKSSIGRKFAMALSALFLMVFLLQHFAINILSVFSADAFNEASHFMGTFWAVQYLLQPVLIFGVIFHFAMGFVLEIKNKSARTVKYAKNNGAANSTWMSRNMIYSGLFILIFLVIHFIDFWIPEMNTKYIQGDLSGMHNGEFRYFHELQEKFVPIWRVALYCLGFVFLALHLLHGFNSAFQSVGANNKYTKGLKTFSKIYAIGLPLGFIIIALFHHFNHH from the coding sequence ATGAGCGGATTACTTAAATCTTCTATCGGAAGAAAGTTTGCAATGGCACTTTCAGCACTCTTTCTTATGGTTTTCTTATTACAACACTTTGCAATTAACATCTTATCAGTATTCAGCGCAGATGCTTTTAACGAAGCTTCTCACTTTATGGGTACTTTCTGGGCTGTTCAGTATTTATTACAACCAGTATTAATATTTGGTGTAATATTTCACTTTGCAATGGGATTTGTTCTAGAGATCAAAAACAAAAGTGCACGTACAGTTAAGTATGCTAAAAATAACGGAGCTGCAAACTCTACTTGGATGAGTAGAAACATGATTTACAGCGGATTATTTATTTTAATTTTCTTAGTGATTCACTTTATCGATTTCTGGATTCCAGAAATGAACACAAAGTACATTCAAGGAGATTTATCTGGAATGCACAACGGTGAATTCAGATATTTCCACGAATTACAAGAGAAGTTTGTACCTATTTGGCGTGTAGCTTTATACTGTTTAGGTTTTGTTTTCTTAGCATTACACTTATTACACGGATTTAACTCTGCTTTTCAATCAGTAGGGGCAAACAATAAATATACTAAAGGATTGAAAACGTTTAGTAAAATTTATGCAATTGGTTTACCACTAGGTTTTATCATCATTGCTTTATTTCACCATTTCAATCACCATTAA